Proteins from a single region of Campylobacter sputorum:
- a CDS encoding YkgJ family cysteine cluster protein yields the protein MSEFDFTFDSSACKKCGGKCCIGESGYIWINKDEIFELCKHLNTSFDNFKHNYLIKVGFKFSLKEKNYNNGKACIFFDEDNLNCLIYDFRPNQCKTFPFWNHFKNNFDELEKECIGVKKLS from the coding sequence ATGAGTGAGTTTGATTTTACTTTTGATAGTAGTGCTTGCAAAAAGTGTGGAGGAAAATGCTGCATTGGAGAAAGTGGCTATATATGGATAAACAAAGATGAAATTTTTGAATTGTGTAAGCATTTAAACACTAGCTTTGATAATTTTAAACATAACTATTTAATAAAAGTTGGTTTTAAATTTAGCCTAAAAGAGAAAAATTACAACAATGGAAAAGCTTGTATATTTTTTGATGAAGATAATTTAAACTGCCTGATTTATGATTTTCGTCCAAATCAGTGTAAAACTTTTCCTTTTTGGAATCATTTTAAGAATAATTTTGATGAATTGGAGAAAGAATGTATTGGTGTAAAAAAATTGTCTTGA
- a CDS encoding tRNA1(Val) (adenine(37)-N6)-methyltransferase, giving the protein MKLFQPKEGYRYNSDTVMLYSFITKLKGNVLDVGCGCGILGLLLKRDFSNISLTMIDILQTNINMAIKNANENNIKADIISGNFLDMNEDVKFDYIVSNPPFYHDGAIKSKNLHKNFSRYSSNLNLQNFLEKSFKILKPNGTLIFCYDAKQINDIFFLLRNLKFNTNKVQFVHPKATKNTKLVLIEARKNSKSLCEILPPIFVNCDDGYSSLAKEIFAKADLLSVDYE; this is encoded by the coding sequence ATGAAACTTTTTCAGCCAAAAGAAGGATATCGCTACAACAGCGATACGGTAATGCTTTATAGCTTTATAACAAAGCTAAAAGGCAATGTTTTAGATGTTGGTTGTGGATGTGGTATTTTAGGGCTTTTGTTAAAAAGAGATTTTAGTAATATTTCTTTAACTATGATTGATATATTGCAAACAAATATAAATATGGCTATAAAAAATGCTAATGAAAACAATATCAAAGCAGATATCATTAGTGGCAATTTTTTAGATATGAATGAAGATGTTAAATTTGATTATATTGTCTCAAATCCGCCTTTTTACCACGACGGGGCTATAAAAAGTAAAAATTTACACAAAAATTTTTCTAGATATAGTTCTAACTTAAATTTGCAAAATTTTTTAGAAAAAAGTTTCAAGATTTTAAAACCAAATGGAACTTTGATTTTTTGCTATGACGCAAAGCAAATTAATGATATATTTTTTTTGCTTCGTAATCTTAAATTTAACACAAATAAGGTACAATTCGTGCATCCAAAAGCTACAAAAAATACAAAGCTTGTTTTGATTGAGGCGAGAAAAAATTCTAAAAGTTTATGTGAAATTTTACCGCCAATTTTTGTAAATTGTGATGATGGTTATAGCTCTTTGGCAAAAGAAATATTTGCTAAAGCTGATTTATTGAGTGTAGATTATGAGTGA
- a CDS encoding flagellar protein FlaG — protein MEIYDVASRQMDSFISLSQTQNSTKSALFEKSNLSSSNEELNQKRSLSNEEINKIADRLNKQMESLQTNIRFAYNEEISSLYVNVLEKNTGEVIRKIPTESMMKLSEHFKEIIGLLMDKKG, from the coding sequence ATGGAGATATATGATGTAGCTTCAAGACAAATGGATAGTTTTATTTCTTTATCTCAAACTCAAAATAGTACAAAATCAGCGTTATTTGAAAAATCTAATTTGAGTAGTAGTAATGAAGAGTTAAATCAAAAAAGGTCTTTATCAAATGAAGAGATAAATAAGATTGCAGATCGATTAAATAAACAGATGGAGTCTTTGCAGACAAATATAAGATTTGCCTATAATGAGGAGATAAGTTCTCTTTATGTAAATGTTTTAGAAAAAAATACTGGAGAAGTTATAAGAAAAATTCCTACAGAAAGTATGATGAAACTAAGCGAACATTTTAAAGAAATTATAGGTTTGTTAATGGATAAGAAAGGATAA
- a CDS encoding ornithine carbamoyltransferase, which translates to MKISFECECILLQKSMMLFLGKFASRRKDCDFIISDKKLDTNKPVFIIGENSPYLKFPFNKQELVYTIEDFYSAMQIKHRENIEYISSSFEDKLNNLLNKFKIDLTELIKNELKK; encoded by the coding sequence ATGAAAATATCTTTTGAATGTGAATGTATTTTGCTGCAAAAATCAATGATGTTATTTCTTGGTAAATTTGCCTCTAGAAGAAAAGATTGTGATTTTATAATAAGCGACAAAAAACTAGATACAAATAAACCAGTTTTTATTATAGGCGAAAACTCACCATATCTTAAATTTCCTTTTAATAAACAAGAGTTAGTTTATACAATAGAAGATTTTTACTCTGCTATGCAAATAAAACATCGCGAAAATATAGAGTATATTTCAAGTAGTTTTGAAGATAAACTAAATAATTTGCTTAATAAATTTAAAATAGACTTAACAGAACTGATAAAAAATGAACTCAAAAAATAA
- a CDS encoding tetratricopeptide repeat protein, whose translation MYWCKKIVLIFILCVNAFCFNLDKKDTQRFNLMQAFLYENSGNFDEAKSLLLDLYKQTNEKIYLKESIKIAFVNKSSDFAELLKKGRIVLKNDPDFIRIDVSDMLLRGRFDLAKIKLLDLVKKDKDAKNYSMLSMIYIYEQDYETSLKYLKKAYELENSEKNLMPIVEVLDKNLFKTKEAISILQDYIDKNGCSIETCEAAGLLYLKSNDSKKAIEIYEKLYEDSLDERYLQAIIQIFAVEKEYEKAVKYLEKNYPQNDILTDLYAKLGRFNDAYNFAKHKFENLKEPIYQAKMAIYKYEDNKNKLNQNILKEVINNFEKSVYLVNDPIFYNYYGYLLIDHDIDAKKGLELAKKAHELDPESFYIVDSIAWGEYKVGDCKAAKNTISKIINNEDFINSPEAKEHIKFIDECLKRGQNDTR comes from the coding sequence ATGTATTGGTGTAAAAAAATTGTCTTGATATTTATATTATGTGTAAATGCATTTTGTTTTAATCTAGACAAAAAAGATACACAAAGATTTAATTTAATGCAGGCATTTTTATATGAAAACAGTGGAAATTTTGATGAAGCCAAATCTTTACTTCTTGATTTGTATAAACAAACAAATGAAAAAATATATCTAAAAGAGTCTATTAAGATAGCTTTTGTAAATAAATCTAGTGATTTTGCAGAGCTTTTGAAAAAAGGTAGGATTGTTTTAAAAAATGACCCAGATTTTATAAGAATAGATGTTTCTGATATGCTTTTAAGAGGCAGATTTGATCTAGCAAAAATAAAATTACTTGATCTTGTAAAAAAAGATAAAGATGCTAAGAATTACTCTATGCTTAGCATGATTTATATATATGAGCAAGATTATGAAACTTCTTTAAAATATTTAAAAAAAGCTTATGAGCTAGAAAATAGTGAGAAAAATTTAATGCCAATTGTTGAGGTTTTAGATAAAAATTTATTCAAAACAAAAGAAGCTATCAGTATTTTACAAGATTATATAGATAAAAATGGCTGTAGTATTGAGACTTGTGAAGCTGCTGGATTGCTATATCTTAAAAGTAATGATTCTAAAAAAGCTATAGAAATTTATGAAAAACTATATGAAGATTCTTTAGATGAGAGATATTTACAGGCAATTATACAAATTTTTGCAGTAGAAAAAGAGTATGAAAAGGCTGTAAAATATCTTGAGAAAAATTATCCCCAAAATGATATTTTAACAGATCTTTATGCTAAACTTGGCAGATTTAATGATGCATATAATTTTGCAAAACATAAATTTGAAAATTTAAAAGAACCTATTTATCAGGCAAAAATGGCCATTTATAAGTATGAAGATAATAAAAATAAACTAAATCAAAATATTTTAAAAGAAGTTATTAATAACTTTGAAAAATCCGTGTACTTAGTAAATGATCCGATTTTTTATAATTATTATGGTTATTTACTAATAGATCATGATATAGATGCTAAGAAAGGATTAGAACTAGCTAAAAAAGCCCATGAACTTGATCCAGAATCGTTTTACATAGTTGATTCTATAGCTTGGGGTGAGTATAAAGTAGGCGATTGTAAAGCCGCAAAAAACACTATATCTAAAATCATAAATAATGAAGATTTTATAAACTCCCCAGAAGCAAAAGAACATATAAAATTTATAGATGAATGCTTAAAAAGAGGGCAAAATGATACTAGATGA
- the fliD gene encoding flagellar filament capping protein FliD, which produces MPAIKSLGIGSQVLTGDIIDKLKAADVKAQIDPIGKNITDNTTKQKDITTISTFLSSLKTSVSALGNETTYLKRKASVNGDSANVNVSSGVNLHDFNLDVKQLAQNDVYQTSKFGSENDIVSAGGKLFDDGNFTITLGSGSNKKEFKINIKQSDTYEDLANEINRATNGAVSAKILNVGEGKSQLIIQSKDSGLDNALSFSATKTKDTNGSEIDDPNSLKILSALGLGNEMVDKLDENSQPILDSSGNKVQITQLEANHIQKAQNAEFTYNGVNMSRQSNKFDDITAGVEITLKETGKTSVSINNDTENIISEIENLVKSYNELMNNLSASTDYNEQTGMGGVLQGMNEITTIKSSINKVLFEAVNTGRSVTEISQDKNGNEIKNIYNALNTVSDFGISLSEDGLLKFDKSKFNKMAEEDFDYVEKFFVGDMSHSKISYSSKDISGGAIYVSSGALKIGDKEILFKTDAANTKEQNALALLDAINKADIKGLKAELNATKTGVNLTRQDGGSIEITGRDDVLKALGLEKVSIHATSSENKGVFAKLTDTLNGMVGQEGTITKLSDSLTKDNERLSDERLDTQKKIDERYERMEMQFAQYDAIIGKLNRQFSALQSMIDAELANK; this is translated from the coding sequence ATGCCAGCCATAAAATCACTCGGAATAGGAAGTCAGGTTTTAACAGGAGATATAATCGACAAGCTAAAAGCTGCTGATGTAAAAGCGCAAATAGATCCTATTGGTAAAAATATCACAGATAATACCACTAAACAAAAAGATATAACAACTATTTCTACATTCTTGTCATCTTTGAAAACATCAGTATCAGCCCTAGGAAATGAGACAACATACCTTAAAAGAAAAGCAAGTGTTAATGGGGATAGTGCTAATGTAAATGTTTCTTCTGGTGTTAATTTGCATGATTTTAATTTAGATGTAAAACAGTTAGCTCAAAATGATGTTTATCAAACTTCTAAATTTGGAAGCGAAAATGACATAGTTTCTGCTGGTGGAAAGCTTTTTGATGATGGTAATTTTACTATAACTTTAGGAAGCGGTAGTAATAAAAAAGAATTTAAAATAAATATAAAACAATCAGATACTTATGAAGATTTAGCTAATGAGATAAATAGAGCAACAAATGGTGCTGTGAGTGCCAAAATTTTAAATGTAGGAGAGGGCAAGTCTCAGCTTATAATACAATCAAAAGATTCTGGATTAGATAATGCTTTATCATTTAGTGCTACAAAAACTAAAGATACAAATGGAAGCGAAATAGATGATCCAAATTCTTTAAAAATACTTTCTGCTCTTGGTCTTGGAAATGAGATGGTGGATAAACTCGATGAAAACTCTCAGCCAATTCTTGATAGCTCTGGTAATAAAGTTCAAATAACACAGCTTGAAGCAAACCATATACAAAAAGCACAAAATGCTGAATTTACATATAATGGTGTTAATATGTCAAGACAAAGTAATAAATTTGATGATATTACAGCAGGTGTTGAAATTACTTTAAAAGAGACTGGGAAAACTAGTGTTAGTATAAATAACGATACTGAAAATATAATTAGTGAGATAGAAAATCTTGTAAAATCATATAATGAACTTATGAATAATCTTAGCGCCTCTACTGATTATAATGAACAAACTGGAATGGGCGGTGTTTTGCAAGGTATGAATGAGATTACTACTATAAAATCAAGTATTAACAAAGTTTTATTTGAAGCTGTAAATACCGGTAGAAGTGTTACAGAAATTTCACAAGATAAAAATGGCAATGAGATAAAAAATATCTATAATGCACTAAATACAGTGTCTGACTTTGGTATAAGTTTGAGTGAAGATGGTCTTTTGAAATTTGATAAATCAAAATTTAATAAAATGGCAGAAGAGGATTTTGACTATGTTGAGAAATTTTTCGTAGGAGATATGAGCCATTCTAAAATATCTTATAGTTCAAAAGATATATCAGGCGGTGCTATTTATGTTTCTAGCGGAGCTTTAAAGATAGGCGATAAAGAAATTTTATTTAAAACAGATGCCGCTAATACAAAAGAACAAAATGCTCTTGCTCTTTTAGACGCTATCAATAAAGCTGATATAAAAGGCTTAAAAGCTGAATTAAATGCTACTAAAACTGGCGTTAATTTAACAAGGCAAGATGGTGGTTCTATAGAAATAACTGGTAGAGATGATGTGCTTAAAGCTTTGGGATTAGAAAAAGTAAGCATACATGCTACTTCTAGTGAAAACAAAGGTGTATTTGCCAAATTAACAGATACGCTAAATGGCATGGTTGGTCAAGAAGGAACGATAACAAAGCTTTCGGATTCTTTAACTAAAGACAACGAAAGACTTAGCGATGAAAGACTTGATACGCAAAAAAAGATAGATGAAAGATATGAGAGAATGGAAATGCAATTTGCTCAATATGATGCCATTATAGGTAAATTAAACAGACAGTTTTCAGCACTTCAAAGTATGATAGATGCAGAACTTGCAAATAAATAA
- a CDS encoding RsmD family RNA methyltransferase codes for MNSKNKLFTTISSGKFKGKKLLLPSLKTTRSTKNILKGSFFDTIRNELHGKVFVECFGGSALMAIEAYSNYAKICVAIEKDKSAFEITKSNMKSIDEKNLIPINGDCFIELPKIIANIKDEIILYIDPPFNIRDGFEEIYDNIFNMIKNVKNDKIYLIAIEHISTLKMPDILGKFKLDKTRKFGKSSLSYYI; via the coding sequence ATGAACTCAAAAAATAAACTTTTTACAACTATATCAAGTGGCAAATTTAAAGGAAAAAAACTACTTCTTCCAAGCTTAAAAACCACAAGAAGCACTAAGAACATACTAAAAGGCTCTTTTTTTGACACTATTAGAAATGAACTTCATGGCAAAGTTTTTGTAGAGTGTTTTGGAGGAAGTGCTTTAATGGCAATAGAAGCTTATAGTAACTATGCGAAAATTTGTGTAGCCATAGAAAAAGACAAATCTGCTTTTGAGATAACAAAATCAAATATGAAAAGTATAGATGAAAAAAATCTAATACCAATCAATGGAGATTGCTTTATTGAACTTCCAAAGATAATAGCAAATATAAAAGATGAGATTATATTATACATAGATCCACCTTTTAATATAAGGGATGGATTTGAAGAAATTTATGATAATATTTTTAATATGATAAAAAATGTCAAAAACGATAAAATTTATCTTATAGCCATAGAACACATTAGCACTTTAAAAATGCCAGATATTTTAGGTAAATTTAAATTAGACAAAACTCGTAAATTTGGAAAAAGCTCACTTAGTTACTACATTTAA
- the fliS gene encoding flagellar export chaperone FliS, with protein sequence MQNNLAYSAYMQNSVGIESPKKLIEMLYEGILKFVYRTKKAIEDDDIEAKVYNINRANAIFFELINSLDYNQGDVAHYLAGLYTREIQLLTQANLTNEKANLDEVIHVVKELLEAWKEVTKEDELA encoded by the coding sequence ATGCAAAATAATTTAGCATATTCTGCTTATATGCAAAATAGCGTAGGAATAGAATCTCCAAAAAAATTAATAGAAATGCTTTATGAGGGGATACTTAAATTTGTTTATAGGACAAAAAAAGCTATAGAGGATGATGATATAGAAGCAAAAGTTTATAATATAAATAGAGCAAATGCGATATTTTTTGAGCTTATAAATTCACTTGATTATAATCAAGGCGATGTTGCACATTATTTAGCTGGTCTTTATACAAGAGAGATTCAACTTCTTACACAAGCAAATTTAACAAATGAAAAAGCTAATCTTGATGAAGTAATTCATGTTGTAAAAGAGCTTTTAGAAGCGTGGAAGGAAGTTACTAAAGAAGATGAATTGGCTTGA
- a CDS encoding glutamate-5-semialdehyde dehydrogenase produces the protein MIDTIKKARQTSKTLLELNPQTKKNIILDMSEEISKSKKDILSANKIDMQNAISLSKAMQDRLMLDEKRINDIANSLKIVANLQDPIGNVLSGWINYAGLKINKVSIPIGVIGIIYESRPNVTAEVASLCLKSSNVCLLKGGKEALNSNLAIIKALHKSLEKFNIPTKCISYLNISRQDVKKFLKMDKYIDLIIPRGGENLVKMVSNTSKIPVIKHDKGLCHAYVDEFADLKKALDICVNAKFSKPSACNSIETILIHKNIADKFLPMLKTKFDELKIHIKGCKQTAKFINCEKATNKDFDTEYLDYAVNLKVVSSIDEAITHIEKFSSSHSEVIISKNEENIQKFLNLIDSACVYVNASTRFSDGGEFGFGAEIGISTNKLHARGPMGLNELTTYKYQVLGNGQVR, from the coding sequence ATGATAGATACAATCAAAAAAGCAAGACAAACATCAAAAACACTACTTGAATTAAACCCGCAAACAAAGAAAAATATCATACTTGATATGAGCGAGGAAATATCAAAATCCAAAAAAGATATATTAAGTGCAAATAAAATAGATATGCAAAACGCAATTTCACTTAGCAAAGCTATGCAAGATAGATTAATGTTGGATGAAAAACGGATAAACGATATAGCAAATTCGCTAAAAATAGTAGCAAATTTACAAGATCCAATAGGTAATGTTTTAAGTGGTTGGATAAATTATGCTGGTTTAAAAATAAACAAAGTTTCTATACCTATTGGCGTAATTGGTATAATTTATGAATCGCGTCCAAATGTTACTGCCGAAGTTGCATCTTTGTGTCTAAAAAGCTCAAATGTTTGCCTATTAAAAGGCGGAAAAGAGGCACTGAATTCAAATTTAGCAATCATAAAAGCACTACATAAATCTTTAGAAAAATTTAATATCCCTACAAAATGCATTAGCTATCTTAATATCTCAAGACAAGATGTTAAAAAATTTTTAAAAATGGATAAATACATAGATCTTATCATACCAAGAGGTGGAGAAAATTTGGTAAAAATGGTAAGCAATACATCAAAAATACCAGTTATAAAACACGACAAAGGACTTTGTCATGCTTATGTAGATGAATTTGCTGATTTAAAAAAAGCTTTAGATATATGCGTAAATGCAAAATTTTCAAAACCATCGGCTTGTAATAGCATCGAGACAATACTAATCCATAAAAATATAGCTGATAAATTTTTGCCTATGTTAAAAACTAAATTTGATGAGCTAAAAATACATATAAAGGGTTGTAAACAAACTGCTAAATTTATAAATTGCGAAAAAGCTACAAACAAGGACTTCGATACAGAATATTTAGACTACGCAGTAAATTTAAAAGTTGTTTCAAGCATAGATGAAGCTATAACTCATATAGAAAAATTTAGCTCATCTCATTCTGAAGTTATAATATCTAAAAACGAAGAAAATATACAAAAATTTTTAAATTTAATTGATAGTGCTTGTGTGTATGTAAACGCATCAACGAGATTTAGCGATGGAGGTGAGTTTGGATTTGGAGCAGAAATTGGAATTAGCACAAATAAACTTCACGCAAGAGGTCCAATGGGACTAAATGAACTAACTACATACAAATATCAGGTATTAGGAAATGGGCAAGTAAGATAG
- a CDS encoding DUF1425 domain-containing protein: MKKIIFTLLISLLFCGCSFFTDTQKELLENKIVVLSDNFYDDFKLINTAHKLREDGLTEIEAVFVNTADKSIKIAYKIDWFDKDNFLVDTLMSKWEIINVTPMKNLVIRGVSPSTKAINYQVRIMYPKSDDIK; this comes from the coding sequence ATGAAAAAGATTATTTTTACACTTTTAATATCACTTTTATTTTGTGGATGTAGCTTTTTTACAGATACTCAAAAAGAGCTTTTGGAAAATAAAATAGTAGTATTATCTGATAATTTTTATGATGATTTTAAACTTATAAATACAGCACATAAGCTCAGAGAAGATGGATTAACAGAAATTGAAGCTGTTTTTGTAAATACAGCAGATAAAAGCATAAAAATTGCTTATAAAATAGACTGGTTTGATAAAGATAATTTTTTGGTAGATACTCTTATGTCTAAATGGGAAATTATAAATGTAACCCCTATGAAAAATTTAGTTATAAGAGGAGTTTCGCCATCTACAAAGGCCATAAATTATCAAGTAAGGATAATGTATCCCAAAAGCGATGATATAAAATAA
- a CDS encoding NAD(P)-binding domain-containing protein, translating into MKNIYDVVVIGGGPCGIASVVESKKMGFENVLLLEKGDNHSQTIRKFYKDNKRVDKEYKNMPSVVVGNVPFETSIKEDVLDYFDKLLEEEKVDTVFNIEVEKVQKIEDIFHVATPSTIYEAKNVVVAIGKMGRPNKPDYKIPTSLNSVVNFNLNSCSNDEKIMVVGGGNSAAEYAIELSKANIVTLCYRKITFTRLNDINERELLDLAEQNKLNLKLGIDITELENENNKIKVKFSDGSYEIYDRIIYAIGGSTPIDFLQRCSIKVNENSQPIVDENLMTNIPGLYVGGDIVTKNGGSIVFALNHAHNIISHIKSKI; encoded by the coding sequence TTGAAAAATATTTATGATGTTGTTGTAATTGGCGGAGGTCCTTGTGGAATAGCTTCAGTTGTTGAGTCAAAAAAGATGGGATTTGAAAATGTTTTACTTTTAGAAAAAGGCGATAACCACTCTCAAACAATTAGAAAATTTTATAAAGACAATAAAAGAGTAGACAAAGAGTATAAAAATATGCCTTCAGTTGTTGTTGGAAATGTTCCTTTTGAAACATCTATAAAAGAAGATGTTTTGGATTATTTTGATAAACTTCTTGAAGAAGAAAAAGTAGATACAGTTTTTAATATAGAAGTTGAAAAAGTTCAAAAAATTGAAGATATTTTTCATGTTGCAACGCCAAGCACTATTTATGAGGCTAAAAATGTTGTTGTAGCAATCGGTAAAATGGGCAGACCAAATAAGCCTGATTACAAAATCCCGACTTCTTTAAATTCAGTTGTAAATTTTAATTTAAATTCTTGTTCTAATGATGAAAAGATTATGGTTGTAGGTGGCGGTAATTCGGCAGCTGAGTATGCAATAGAGCTTAGTAAAGCAAATATTGTTACACTTTGTTATAGAAAAATTACATTTACAAGACTTAATGATATCAATGAAAGAGAACTTCTTGATTTAGCAGAGCAAAATAAATTAAATTTAAAACTAGGCATTGATATAACTGAACTAGAAAATGAAAATAACAAAATAAAAGTCAAATTTAGCGATGGATCATATGAAATTTATGATAGGATTATTTATGCGATAGGTGGCTCAACTCCAATAGATTTTTTACAAAGATGTTCAATTAAAGTAAATGAGAATTCTCAACCAATAGTAGATGAGAATTTAATGACAAATATACCAGGTCTTTATGTTGGCGGTGATATAGTTACTAAAAATGGTGGCTCTATAGTATTTGCATTAAATCATGCTCATAATATTATAAGTCATATAAAATCTAAAATATAG